The following proteins come from a genomic window of Alphaproteobacteria bacterium:
- a CDS encoding transposase has product FNKMKHFRRVATRYDKLAVSYMAFVLLSAIYLWLK; this is encoded by the coding sequence GTTTAATAAAATGAAGCATTTCAGAAGAGTAGCAACGCGATATGACAAATTGGCGGTCTCTTATATGGCTTTTGTTCTTCTATCTGCTATTTATTTGTGGCTAAAGTGA